In one Trichlorobacter lovleyi SZ genomic region, the following are encoded:
- a CDS encoding methyl-accepting chemotaxis protein yields the protein MSDQQVTVYNAIHAVAEAMVAGRLDQRCDTAGHTTQDAELLDLVNGMLDALIAPMRLAGHALDEIAHGRIPPFVIDEYQGEYNTIKQNINTLLAILYGMHKETTNLTDSVREGNLKTRGNDWDYDGIWKELIRGMNGTLDAVLDPVNEASSVLGRLAGYDLSARMRGRYHGDHAVIRKAMNTTAEALHSAISQVAETVELVSEAGQQISEGNAVVSDGAAEQSSQLAETSSNLERIAVGAATSTSKTSEAREKVHEAAQTMEQAQESMEQMLGAMVRVREAAENTTAIVNEIDGIAKETGTLSTSAMDKAIRIRTSAGGFGVVAHEIRKLGQRCTETAKGMKQFSKQVALGDGEEADKLRDDFQLLIDDLEDVAMFSNLLGVNAAIEAAHVEGAGNDFKLLTDEIHSLASRSADAAKRTEQMTRTSLQLSRSGEELSRDINRQLRGAVEGARTISLLTDEISRATAEQADGIDQINQAVAQINQVTQKNADSAAHSSEAARGLERQVDKLSSMVQKFRLETAPAQA from the coding sequence ATGAGTGATCAACAAGTAACCGTCTATAACGCCATCCATGCTGTTGCAGAGGCGATGGTGGCTGGCAGGCTTGACCAGCGCTGCGATACTGCCGGGCATACTACCCAGGATGCAGAACTGCTGGATCTGGTGAACGGTATGCTGGACGCGCTGATTGCGCCGATGCGGCTGGCAGGCCATGCCCTGGACGAGATTGCCCACGGACGGATCCCCCCCTTTGTGATTGATGAGTATCAGGGCGAGTACAATACCATCAAACAGAACATCAATACCCTGTTGGCCATTCTGTACGGCATGCATAAAGAGACCACCAACCTGACCGATTCGGTGCGGGAGGGTAACCTGAAGACCAGGGGCAATGACTGGGATTATGACGGTATCTGGAAAGAGCTGATCAGGGGCATGAACGGTACACTGGATGCGGTGCTTGATCCGGTTAACGAAGCCAGTAGTGTGCTGGGCCGCCTGGCAGGCTATGACCTGAGTGCCCGGATGCGGGGCCGTTACCACGGTGACCATGCCGTAATCCGCAAGGCCATGAACACCACTGCCGAGGCGCTGCACAGTGCTATTTCTCAAGTGGCTGAAACCGTGGAGCTGGTATCAGAGGCAGGCCAGCAGATCAGCGAAGGCAACGCGGTTGTATCTGACGGCGCTGCAGAGCAGAGTAGCCAGCTGGCTGAGACCTCCAGTAATCTGGAGCGGATTGCCGTCGGTGCGGCAACCAGTACCAGCAAGACCAGCGAGGCCAGGGAAAAGGTCCACGAAGCTGCCCAGACCATGGAACAGGCCCAGGAGTCAATGGAGCAGATGCTGGGGGCGATGGTCAGGGTGCGTGAGGCAGCGGAAAACACCACCGCCATTGTCAATGAGATCGACGGGATTGCCAAAGAGACCGGCACCCTTTCCACCAGCGCCATGGACAAGGCGATCAGGATCAGGACCTCGGCAGGCGGATTCGGGGTGGTTGCCCATGAGATCAGAAAACTGGGGCAACGCTGCACCGAAACGGCAAAGGGGATGAAGCAGTTCAGCAAGCAGGTTGCATTGGGCGATGGTGAAGAGGCTGATAAGCTGCGGGATGACTTCCAGTTGCTGATCGATGATCTGGAAGATGTGGCCATGTTCTCAAACCTGCTGGGGGTGAATGCCGCCATTGAGGCCGCCCATGTGGAAGGGGCCGGTAATGACTTCAAGTTGTTGACCGACGAGATTCACAGCCTGGCCAGCCGTTCTGCCGATGCAGCCAAGCGGACCGAGCAGATGACCCGTACCTCGTTGCAGCTTTCCCGTAGTGGTGAAGAACTGTCACGGGATATCAACCGGCAGCTGCGCGGTGCGGTCGAAGGGGCCAGGACCATCAGTCTGCTGACTGATGAGATCTCCAGAGCTACGGCGGAACAGGCTGACGGCATTGACCAGATCAACCAGGCGGTTGCCCAGATCAATCAGGTCACCCAGAAGAACGCCGACAGTGCTGCCCACTCATCTGAGGCAGCCCGGGGGCTTGAGCGCCAGGTGGATAAGCTCTCCAGCATGGTACAGAAGTTCAGATTAGAGACAGCGCCCGCCCAGGCGTGA
- a CDS encoding response regulator encodes MIDPLLKAYTSDLAVLCVEDDPVGAALIRKMLEPLFGHVYSATNGAEGLQQFYQQQPDLIVSDLMMPVMDGIGMLREIRKSNQKTPVLLMTASLEHVHLVEAINLGVSKFLAKPLRVDALQRALFAVTRELYLERVAEQARQQEVELLQYRNRYHSRQQELAQAKERHIVSNLLETQYLRHADHGGWLVDLLQQPRDIMSGDSYSVVRTNDNTLLLFLADAMGHGLSASVTSMLATAFFNYAVQGYSSGELEFAALATSVMNFAAQNLLEDEVFSGLVLELDPQRKSVQLASCGMPALLLARNGRVERIRGANPPVSAFLPPLQLQRINLDGVSDILLATDGLGDAATREGGAYRERLSTDLLGTATTRELFAQYSCQSDDSQNDDDITIVRLTAVATEGQRHCFTAPPTLAGLSYLQTQASQQLEAAGAAGERLDNLELALSEALLNAFEHGFLGMGADKPRLMQDDAYDGLVMAAAPEQGVEISLELILVPRMGRLQVWLEVADPGSGFEVPNRCDRHDRKSAATATAGRGFMIMQRSVDLVRYNPAGNRLLLMQMFDVETTQN; translated from the coding sequence ATGATTGATCCGTTACTGAAGGCCTACACCAGTGATCTTGCAGTGCTGTGTGTGGAGGATGATCCGGTGGGGGCTGCCCTCATCCGTAAAATGCTGGAGCCGCTCTTTGGCCATGTCTACAGCGCCACGAACGGGGCTGAGGGGTTGCAGCAGTTTTATCAGCAGCAGCCGGATCTGATCGTCAGCGACCTGATGATGCCGGTCATGGATGGCATCGGTATGCTCAGGGAGATTCGCAAAAGCAACCAGAAAACGCCGGTTCTGTTGATGACCGCTTCGCTGGAGCATGTTCATCTGGTTGAGGCGATTAATCTCGGGGTTTCAAAGTTTCTGGCAAAACCGCTGCGAGTCGATGCCTTGCAACGGGCGCTGTTTGCTGTTACCAGAGAGCTGTATCTGGAAAGGGTTGCCGAGCAGGCCCGGCAACAGGAAGTGGAGCTGCTGCAGTACCGCAACCGTTATCACTCCCGGCAGCAGGAGCTGGCGCAGGCCAAGGAACGCCATATCGTCAGTAACCTGCTTGAGACGCAGTATCTCAGGCACGCTGATCATGGGGGCTGGCTGGTGGATCTGCTGCAGCAACCCCGTGATATCATGTCGGGTGACAGCTACTCGGTTGTCAGGACAAATGACAATACCCTGTTGCTGTTTCTGGCAGATGCCATGGGACATGGTCTGTCCGCCTCGGTTACTTCCATGCTGGCCACTGCTTTCTTTAACTATGCGGTACAGGGTTACAGCTCTGGAGAACTTGAATTCGCGGCTTTGGCCACCAGCGTCATGAACTTTGCCGCCCAGAATCTGCTGGAGGATGAGGTGTTCAGCGGGCTGGTGCTTGAACTGGACCCGCAGCGTAAATCAGTGCAGCTTGCCAGCTGCGGCATGCCGGCTCTGCTGCTGGCGCGTAACGGCAGGGTTGAACGGATACGGGGGGCAAACCCGCCGGTTTCCGCTTTTCTGCCGCCGTTGCAACTGCAGCGGATCAATCTGGATGGCGTAAGCGATATCCTGCTTGCAACCGATGGGCTGGGGGATGCGGCGACCCGAGAAGGCGGGGCGTACCGTGAACGTCTGAGCACGGATCTGCTCGGTACTGCCACCACCCGTGAACTGTTTGCACAGTATAGCTGTCAGAGCGATGACAGTCAGAACGATGACGATATCACGATTGTCAGACTGACTGCCGTGGCTACAGAAGGACAGCGCCATTGTTTTACGGCACCACCCACCCTGGCAGGTCTCTCATACTTGCAAACTCAGGCCAGCCAGCAGCTGGAAGCAGCAGGGGCAGCCGGAGAACGCCTGGATAACCTGGAACTGGCGCTGAGTGAGGCGCTATTGAATGCCTTTGAACATGGTTTTCTGGGGATGGGGGCGGACAAACCACGTCTGATGCAGGATGATGCGTATGACGGGCTGGTGATGGCGGCAGCACCGGAGCAAGGGGTGGAAATCAGCCTGGAGCTGATACTTGTACCACGGATGGGCCGTTTACAGGTGTGGCTGGAGGTGGCAGACCCCGGTTCCGGTTTTGAGGTGCCAAACCGGTGTGACCGGCATGACCGGAAGTCGGCTGCCACGGCAACTGCAGGACGGGGATTCATGATAATGCAGCGTTCGGTTGATCTGGTCAGGTACAATCCTGCCGGAAACCGGCTGTTGTTGATGCAGATGTTCGATGTTGAAACTACGCAAAACTAA